One window of the Tetragenococcus koreensis genome contains the following:
- a CDS encoding sigma 54-interacting transcriptional regulator, with amino-acid sequence MKIKTRQDLLAALKKGKPDMTTTEIAEAVKLSRSVTSLYLNELLANGEVIKKGSKPIYWQLADFSESKNAEDIFQKFIGSNGSVKEAINKCKAAVLYPPLGLPLLIHGDSGVGKSYLAKLIFEYLKAKQVNGTEKFLVFNCADYANNPELISSILFGHTKGAFTGADSAKKGLLAQADQGVLFLDEVHRLSHENQEKLFQFMDTGHFRPIGEEEKTVTSNVRLLFATTEKPEKVLLPTFYRRISVTIHLPSFHQRPIFERIELIKYLFLNEAKRIKKDLKISQRVFSKMTEEKLSGNVGSLTNEVRMLCADMLRKNNDEEVIKIGEPQEKDWIYLFQTDSIFDEKTQAIQKLSQSFSNLFNKDIDFPELKKSIYQFNQDFLTELFSSDNDCLFYHIKNSIQNRNKNTIDNEPLTEEAVYCLYNVIKLNENNDHAEKLGKVKQQLVSEYPRTVALANNLTKDLNQEIKEFAETILAILLIDSVSEDIRYHALLVAHGNSTASSIQAVTNRLCGDYVFDAINMPLTSSIRDIISQVKIWLSERDTSQGVVMLVDMGSLTQLYKSLKPQILGELLVINNLTTSYALDIGQKLLNGKLFYDIAKSAENNFKTEVQYFEGFEVEKNIIISSISGKDVAKKIQSICQKYLDPDVKLIVLKFNELLNTLELAHSQQDYLESTVLVLSTSYLDNKTEIPTINLLDVVDEDAETKLEQSFKNLIHPNDITNILNEFIQFFSKEGLSEKLVFLNPDVIIRQVEDVVEKLERRFNLKLSAKMRFNLLMHSALLIERTILGVEDYSVPENIDEIKINGRLFYQNAKNVFYSLEQFYKIQISDWELYVIYELLIS; translated from the coding sequence ATGAAAATAAAAACACGTCAGGACCTTTTAGCTGCTTTAAAAAAAGGCAAACCAGACATGACAACCACTGAAATTGCGGAGGCTGTAAAGTTGAGTCGCTCAGTGACAAGCCTTTATTTAAATGAACTTTTAGCAAATGGCGAAGTTATCAAGAAAGGATCCAAGCCAATTTATTGGCAGTTAGCTGATTTTTCGGAAAGTAAGAACGCAGAAGATATTTTCCAGAAATTTATCGGCAGTAATGGTAGCGTAAAAGAAGCAATTAATAAATGTAAAGCTGCAGTTCTTTATCCTCCTTTGGGTTTGCCCCTTTTAATTCATGGTGACAGTGGGGTTGGCAAAAGTTATTTAGCAAAACTAATTTTTGAGTATCTTAAAGCAAAACAAGTAAATGGGACTGAAAAGTTTTTGGTTTTTAACTGTGCTGATTATGCAAATAATCCAGAGCTTATCTCTTCTATCCTTTTCGGACATACAAAAGGAGCTTTTACTGGCGCAGATAGCGCAAAGAAAGGTTTGTTAGCTCAGGCGGATCAAGGTGTTTTATTTCTTGATGAAGTTCACCGTTTGTCCCATGAAAATCAAGAAAAATTATTTCAATTTATGGATACCGGACATTTTCGTCCGATAGGAGAAGAAGAAAAGACTGTGACGTCTAATGTTCGCTTACTATTTGCTACGACTGAAAAACCAGAAAAAGTTTTATTGCCAACTTTTTACAGACGTATATCTGTCACAATTCATTTACCATCTTTTCATCAACGACCGATTTTTGAAAGAATTGAGTTAATTAAATACTTATTTTTAAATGAAGCAAAACGGATTAAAAAAGATCTAAAAATAAGTCAGAGAGTTTTTTCAAAAATGACGGAAGAAAAATTGTCTGGCAATGTAGGAAGCTTAACAAATGAAGTGCGGATGTTATGTGCTGATATGTTGAGAAAGAATAACGACGAAGAAGTTATTAAAATTGGGGAGCCGCAAGAAAAAGATTGGATCTATCTTTTTCAAACAGATTCCATATTCGATGAAAAGACGCAAGCCATTCAAAAGCTAAGCCAGTCCTTTTCAAACCTATTTAATAAAGACATTGATTTTCCTGAATTAAAGAAAAGCATCTATCAATTTAACCAGGATTTTTTAACGGAATTATTCTCAAGTGACAATGATTGTCTTTTCTATCATATTAAAAATAGTATTCAAAACAGAAATAAAAATACAATAGATAATGAACCTTTAACTGAAGAAGCTGTTTATTGTTTATATAATGTTATAAAACTTAATGAAAATAACGATCACGCCGAAAAATTAGGCAAGGTCAAGCAACAATTAGTGAGTGAATATCCTCGAACAGTTGCATTAGCGAATAATTTGACAAAAGATCTTAACCAGGAAATTAAAGAATTTGCCGAAACCATACTTGCTATTTTACTGATTGATTCTGTTTCAGAAGACATCCGTTATCACGCTTTACTGGTTGCGCATGGGAATTCTACTGCATCAAGTATTCAAGCTGTAACCAATAGGTTGTGTGGAGATTACGTTTTCGATGCTATTAATATGCCATTAACTTCTTCGATTCGCGATATTATTTCTCAAGTAAAAATTTGGCTTTCTGAAAGAGACACTTCACAAGGCGTCGTCATGTTAGTGGATATGGGATCGTTAACGCAACTATACAAAAGTTTAAAACCACAAATTTTAGGAGAATTATTGGTCATTAATAATTTAACGACTTCATATGCATTAGACATTGGTCAAAAATTACTCAACGGAAAATTATTTTATGACATCGCTAAATCTGCAGAAAATAATTTTAAAACAGAAGTACAGTATTTTGAAGGCTTTGAAGTAGAGAAAAACATTATTATTTCAAGTATTTCCGGTAAGGACGTTGCTAAAAAAATCCAATCGATTTGCCAAAAATACCTTGATCCAGATGTTAAGTTAATTGTATTAAAATTCAATGAATTATTGAATACGCTGGAACTCGCTCATAGCCAACAGGATTATCTGGAATCAACTGTTTTAGTGTTGAGTACCTCATATCTAGACAATAAAACCGAAATACCGACGATTAATTTGTTAGATGTGGTAGATGAGGATGCCGAAACAAAATTAGAACAATCGTTTAAAAACCTGATTCATCCAAATGATATTACGAACATTTTAAATGAATTTATCCAATTTTTCTCAAAAGAAGGGCTGTCAGAAAAATTAGTTTTTCTAAATCCAGATGTCATTATTCGACAAGTAGAAGATGTCGTTGAAAAGCTTGAACGACGGTTTAACTTGAAATTATCGGCAAAAATGCGTTTTAATTTGTTGATGCACTCAGCACTTCTAATTGAAAGAACAATATTAGGGGTGGAAGATTATTCCGTTCCTGAAAATATAGATGAAATAAAAATCAATGGAAGACTGTTTTACCAGAACGCTAAAAATGTTTTCTATTCCTTAGAGCAATTCTATAAAATTCAAATTTCTGATTGGGAACTATATGTGATTTATGAA